The Apodemus sylvaticus chromosome 5, mApoSyl1.1, whole genome shotgun sequence genome has a segment encoding these proteins:
- the Nkain4 gene encoding sodium/potassium-transporting ATPase subunit beta-1-interacting protein 4 isoform X2, with amino-acid sequence MGSCSGRCTLLALCALQLVTALERQVFDFLGYQWAPILANFTHIIVVILGLFGTIQYRPRYIVVYAVWAAVWVTWNVFIICFYLEVGGLSKDSELLTFHLSGHRSWWEEHRPGCLHEKAATASLGASHGQSLVVGAGCAMVYSYMEALHSGLQILLALLGFIYGCYVVSVLTEEEDSCLHK; translated from the exons GTCACAGCTCTGGAACGGCAAGTGTTTGACTTCCTGGGTTACCAGTGGGCACCCATCCTGGCCAACTTCACCCACATCATCGTGGTCATCTTGGGGCTCTTCGGCACCATTCAATACCGGCCACGCTACATCGTGGTG TATGCCGTATGGGCAGCTGTCTGGGTTACCTGGAATGTCTTCATTATCTGCTTCTACCTGGAAGTGGGGGGCCTCTCAAAG GACAGTGAACTCTTGACCTTCCATCTCTCTGGACATCGTTCCTGGTGGGAAGAGCacagaccaggctgtcttcatgAGAAGGCAGCCACAGCTAGCCTGGGTGCATCACATGGACAGTCCTTGGTGGTGGGTGCTGGCTGTGCCATGGTGTACAGCTACATGGAAGCACTGCACAGTGGCCTGCAGATCCTGCTAGCG CTCCTGGGTTTCATCTACGGTTGCTACGTGGTCAGCGTGCTTACAGAAGAAGAGGACAGCT GCCTGCATAAGTGA
- the Nkain4 gene encoding sodium/potassium-transporting ATPase subunit beta-1-interacting protein 4 isoform X1 has protein sequence MGSCSGRCTLLALCALQLVTALERQVFDFLGYQWAPILANFTHIIVVILGLFGTIQYRPRYIVVYAVWAAVWVTWNVFIICFYLEVGGLSKDSELLTFHLSGHRSWWEEHRPGCLHEKAATASLGASHGQSLVVGAGCAMVYSYMEALHSGLQILLALLGFIYGCYVVSVLTEEEDSFDFIGGFDPFPLYHVNEKPSSLLSKQAYLPA, from the exons GTCACAGCTCTGGAACGGCAAGTGTTTGACTTCCTGGGTTACCAGTGGGCACCCATCCTGGCCAACTTCACCCACATCATCGTGGTCATCTTGGGGCTCTTCGGCACCATTCAATACCGGCCACGCTACATCGTGGTG TATGCCGTATGGGCAGCTGTCTGGGTTACCTGGAATGTCTTCATTATCTGCTTCTACCTGGAAGTGGGGGGCCTCTCAAAG GACAGTGAACTCTTGACCTTCCATCTCTCTGGACATCGTTCCTGGTGGGAAGAGCacagaccaggctgtcttcatgAGAAGGCAGCCACAGCTAGCCTGGGTGCATCACATGGACAGTCCTTGGTGGTGGGTGCTGGCTGTGCCATGGTGTACAGCTACATGGAAGCACTGCACAGTGGCCTGCAGATCCTGCTAGCG CTCCTGGGTTTCATCTACGGTTGCTACGTGGTCAGCGTGCTTACAGAAGAAGAGGACAGCT TTGATTTCATTGGTGGATTTGACCCATTCCCCCTGTACCATGTCAATGAAAAGCCGTCCAGCCTCTTGTCCAAGCAGGCATATTT GCCTGCATAA
- the Birc7 gene encoding baculoviral IAP repeat-containing protein 7 produces MFSPADLLRAPVLSMGSESRARDSFCGPELSHGEDSNGHTQAQDRPHCPCNHVLGQDCLDGQILGQLRPLSEEEESSGATFPGEPAFPEMDSEDLRLASFYDWPSTAGIQPEPLAAAGFFHTGQQDKVRCFFCYGGLQSWERGDDPWTEHARWFPRCQFLLRSKGRDFVERIQAYSPLLGSWEHQEEAEDTVSATPSAPAHGSPELLRSRRETQPEDVSEPGAEDVQEQLRRLQEERRCKVCLDRAVSIVFVPCGHFVCTECAPNLQLCPICRVPICSCVRTFLS; encoded by the exons ATGTTCTCACCTGCAGACTTGCTCAGGGCTCCTGTCCTTTCCATGGGGTCTGAGAGTAGGGCCAGGGACTCATTCTGTGGCCCAGAGCTAAGCCACGGGGAAGATAGCAATggccacacacaggcacaggatAGACCCCACTGTCCATGTAACCATGTCCTGGGCCAGGACTGCCTAGATGGGCAGATCTTAGGCCAGTTGCGTCCCCTGTCAGAAGAGGAAGAATCCTCTGGGGCTACCTTCCCTGGGGAACCTGCCTTCCCCGAGATGGATTCAGAGGATCTCCGTCTAGCCTCTTTCTACGACTGGCCATCTACTGCAGGTATTCAGCCTGAGCCATTGGCTGCTGCTGGGTTTTTCCACACAG GCCAGCAGGACAAGGTGAGATGTTTCTTCTGCTATGGGGGTCTACAGAGTTGGGAGCGTGGGGATGACCCCTGGACAGAGCATGCACGATGGTTCCCCAG GTGTCAGTTCCTGCTACGGTCAAAAGGAAGGGACTTTGTGGAAAGAATCCAGGCATACAGCCCCTTGCTGGGATCCTGG GAACatcaggaagaagcagaagataCAGTCTCTGCCACTCCCTCAG CTCCTGCCCATGGAAGTCCTGAGTTACTCAGATCCAGAAGAGAGACCCAGCCTGAAGATGTCAGTGAGCCAG GAGCTGAGGATGTGCAGGAACAGCTGCGACGACTGCAGGAAGAGAGGAGATGCAAGGTGTGCTTGGATCGAGCCGTCTCCATAGTCTTCGTGCCCTGTGGCCACTTTGTCTGTACTGAGTGTGCCCCCAACCTGCAGCTGTGCCCTATCTGCAGAGTGCCTATCTGTAGCTGCGTACGCACATTCCTGTCCTAA